The genomic region ACGAcaagctatgatgaccttgttagatctgtgctgatgaaacttggcctggaaggtgcgaagcgggttaagaagtttttctatcgcattccagtcACGATCCTGCACGAtacggtgaagtatgattgtttcacgatcggtAGTGATGAGGATCTGCAAGTCATGTTTCTTTGTCGGAGGCAGTTTCcggaggtgaggacaccagaatTGCTCGCAAAGCTtattgatgtggtatccagctcaggaGGTTCCAACCGGAATACCACCAATGTAGCCACGGCAGCTGGCTCCAGTTCGAGGGCTGCCGTGGCTTCTTCCTCCGTCCCAGTGTACGAGCCAGCGGTCCAACTTGTCGCCTCCCCGTCTTTTGCTGTTGATCTGAATGACGGCGTAGGCGACGAGGTAGGATCCTTTGATATTCTGCCGAACGCTTTAGAGGGCGTTCCACCGGTTGGCGTCGGAGACGGAGTCTTGGGTGATGCAGATGAGGACGATGTCGAGCCGGATACGATTGAGGATGACAGCAGCGACGAGGTTGGAGCGACTGGTCCTGCATTGGCGGGCagtggttctagctctggcacacagcagtatccaccacatttttcCTCATTGGACTTGGACGCCATGAGGCATGAGGGGGTTTTAGGGCACGTTGttggattcggagctagagatgcggaagggacTGCTGGTCTGACAGAGTTCCAAGTTGGTCAGCAATTCCAGGATAAAGacgaggccctgttaagtgtgaagagTTACAGCATCCGGTGAGAGGTACAGTACAAGGTGCTGGAGTCCGATCACCGCaggtatgtgggcaagtgttccgagtttgggaatgggtgcacatggttgatttgACTGAGTCTCCGGAAGCGCAAGGGTctttgggaggtcaaacggtacaacGGACCTCACACTTGCCTGGCCACATCCATCTCGAGCAaccacaggagtttggattatcatgtgatttcggcgttcattatgccaatggttagggctgacgcATCCGTGAGCATAAAGGTGCTCCTAAACGCCACGGCAGCGCACTTTGGATTtaggccgacttacaggagggtaTGGATGGCAAAGCAGAAGGCTATTGCCATCATctacggtgactgggatgagtcatacaacgacATCCCTAGGTGGGTGTTGGGTGTCCAGCTGACGATGCCTGGAAGTGTTGCGGTCCTCAGGACGAGCCCGGTTCTAGTTGGAGGACAGGTGGACGAGTCTCAAGCGTATTTCCACAGACTTTTCTGGACTTTCCCTCCGTGcatcgaggcattccgtcattgcaagccgcTAGTCAGCATTGATGGCACACATCTGTATGGgaagtatgggggaacgttgctcattgcgattgcacaggacgggaactccaacattctaCCAGTCGCATTCGCCCTAGTGGAGGGTGAGAATGCAGAGTCCTGGAGATTCTTTCTCTCGCACCTTCGAGAGCACGTGACCCGCAGCCCggtctgctggttatatcggacaggcaCAACGGCATCAAGGCTACGCTTGAGGCCCCTGACGGAGGTTGGTTACCGCCATCGGCGTACCGTGCATTCTGCATACGACACGTAGCGGCTAATTTTGCccttaccttcaagggcaaagacgctAGGAGGCTACTAGTCAATGCGGCGTATGCGAAGACTGAGGTTGAatttgattactggtttgatattcttcAGTCTGAAGACCCAGCGATGTGTGACTGGGCGAACCGGATTGACTACTCCTTGTGGACTCAACATCGTGATGAGGGTCAgagattcggtcacatgacgacgaacaTCTCCAAGTGTGTGAATTCAATCCTCAAGGGGGTCAGAAATCTCCCTGTAGTATCCCTGGTAAAGGCAACATATTGTAGGCTTGCGGAACTCTTTGTTCGGAAGGGGAGAGAGGCTGAGGCGCAGATGGgaaccggacaacaattcagtcagcatttggtgaagtgtattgaggccaacttgaagacggccaggtgcttcacggtgacgttgtatgaccgggataactccgagttcaccgtaGCAGAGACCACTCCGACTGGTTCTTTCTCCTTGGGTACCTACAGAGTATCGCTTGCATCGCGGACATGTGACTGCGGGTACTTCCAGGCGCTTCATTTCCCGGGTAAGCACGCACTTGCATGCTGTGCCTACTCACGGCTCACCTGGACCTCTTACGTTCACAGCGTCTATCAGATTAGCTCGGTGTTCAGTGTGTATCGGATGGGATTCACACCTCCGATCCCAGAGGGCTTCTGGCCACCTTACGACGGGCCCACGGTGATTCCGGACCCTGACAGGAGGCGTGCGAGAGAGGTTCGTCCTAGATCCACAAGGATACGGACGAATATGGACGAGGCAGATCCGAATCGGCCAAAGAGGTACGGCCTATGTCGCCAACCCGGACACACACGACGTTGTTGCCCACAGGTTGGAGGATCGTCTCAGGCAGGACGCCATTAGTGGGCATGTTGTTAGTATtagtattttttacttttttgttttcCTATTAGATGCAATGTTTGAGCACGTATGTAACTGTTTGATCTTTAAACATTGTACTTTGATTGTTGCGAGTAGTAATGAATATGTTGTCTTTCAGTATGAATACTGTTACAAGTTCCGTCGATGCAAATTTTAATATTCTAAAGTAAACAATAAACTGTTTCATGATTCCATGATTATAAATAGTCAATGTCCCACAACACAAATAACAAATAACATAGGTAAATAGACCATAACATAACAAGGAAAGTACATATCATTATCATACATAATTGAACCATAGGGAACAAAATACATGAAACGTGCATCATCTAAACAGATGCGATCCGGTACCACAGCGACGGGCTACCCGTGCCCTCTGACCTCGGCGGATAAACGGCTCCTCATCCTCGATGTCATCCCCATCCTCCTGCGGGGCAGGCTGTGCAGGTGGCGCAACATGCAGGGGTGCTGCAGCCACCCCTACGACAGACTGTGATGCAGCGGTGAAGGTAGATGGAGGGGTACCTCTGAGACAGAACTGCTGACCACCGGATGACGATGGAGGCTCGTTCAGATCAACATCTAACGGGGCCTGTGTGCCTGAGGTCTGACCACCACTGCGGGGAGTGACGTCCCCCTGCATGATGGCGGTGATCTCCTCTAGGAAGCGTGGACTCCCGAAGTCCCCAACAAGCGTCTCTGACCCAATAAAGTCTGACCACTGAGATCCCGGGATAACCCAAGGTGTACCCCCCTGCTCAGGCTGGTCATCGGCTGGCACACCAACGAAGTAATGTCCAAGAGGGCCCGATCCAAGTCCAGCGTCACCCGTGTCAGCCCCGTCACCCATCCCTGTACCATACCACTCACCCCCATGACCGCCATCGTGTGTACTAGTACCCGCAGCTGCAACAGCCCCTGAACCACCCCCGCCAACGTGCCCATGCTGATCATCGTCGTCGTCCCCACGGTCAGCATGCCCCCTCGCCCTACCTCCCTGGGCTCGTCGTCCGCCTCTAACGGGACCAGCGTCGTGATCATCGTCCATACCATGATCAGGCCACCTAAACTCACGCTGGCTCCGCCGTGTCCCCACACCCATCCTCCTCTCAACCCTACGCCTGTCCGGCACGTCCTCAGGACGATCCATGTCAGGAACTCGCCCCGGACCTCGCTGTGACGCCTCAACTGGAACCGGAACTGCTCTCGGATCCCCCAGCTGCGTGTCCGGAGACAAGAACCTCTTCCCATGCTGACTCCACCACTCAAGGAACTCATGCGACGGTCCGGGGTCGGCAACAACGTCGAACCTCAGCACACTCTCCTGACGAGAGTCCCAGTAGAGATGCCACTTCTGCAAATAAGACGGGAACCACCGATCGCCACCTCTACCGTCCTTggacatcagaaagtcgatgttcagggcgggaAGCGGAGGGGGCTGTACCCCTCCAAACTGCGGAAGAACACGAtctatctgatgccactctatgacaGCAAAGTAGATCAACGCGGTCACAGAGCGCCACAACGccatatgccgaggctccaaaacCTCCGGATGCAAAACCTGAAGGACGTCGGGGCTACTGTACGGCATCCATATAAACTGCACAACACAACGAAGCCATTCCTGTCAGGGCAACTGTTGGAACCAAATAGAAAAGGTTGCTTATAAAAGGACACTTGTTAACTTGCATACTCACCTTCCTGTCCTGTAACCGGTCTATCCTGAGCCTCCACATCGCCACTCTAGGACCCTTCTCGCTCCCGGAAGGGTTGTAACCTGACCATCTGCAACATACACATGTGTTACGTCAACTGAAATATGTGTTTAGAGTATGCAATAGACTATTAATGAAATGCAGTGATGTGTGTAAAATTGAAATAGAGAATGCCGTTTCTAGTACCTCGAGGCCAACGGCCAGCTGAACGTCTCATATTCTGCAGGCCTAAAC from Arachis ipaensis cultivar K30076 chromosome B02, Araip1.1, whole genome shotgun sequence harbors:
- the LOC107627701 gene encoding uncharacterized protein LOC107627701, with amino-acid sequence MAKQKAIAIIYGDWDESYNDIPRWVLGVQLTMPGSVAVLRTSPVLVGGQVDESQAYFHRLFWTFPPCIEAFRHCKPLVSIDGTHLYGKVLEILSLAPSRARDPQPGLLVISDRHNGIKATLEAPDGGWLPPSAYRAFCIRHVAANFALTFKGKDARRLLVNAAYAKTEVEFDYWFDILQSEDPAMCDWANRIDYSLWTQHRDEGQRFGHMTTNISKCVNSILKGVRNLPVVSLVKATYCRLAELFVRKGREAEAQMGTGQQFKTTPTGSFSLGTYRVSLASRTCDCGYFQALHFPGKHALACCAYSRLTWTSYVHSVYQISSVFSVYRMGFTPPIPEGFWPPYDGPTVIPDPDRRRAREVRPRSTRIRTNMDEADPNRPKRYGLCRQPGHTRRCCPQVGGSSQAGRH